A single Megachile rotundata isolate GNS110a chromosome 9, iyMegRotu1, whole genome shotgun sequence DNA region contains:
- the LOC100874743 gene encoding uncharacterized protein LOC100874743 isoform X1, whose amino-acid sequence MSDSNRQTKSLNDIPAVFKKREIDNGKLELSNVSLGNVAGTRHSEDGNFISNESKLLQILKCSGEEAELKVSAICIDGRFDNNSKTDHFDPSKFVNTLDDENTTEKCHSERKLKKKKKVLAFIDSLLALVLIAPLTIGFWRGVWTLMDIHANMFPGTLTFLLGILIHTIFAIFKNVLHARATRAWNKKTVLNKLVCRITQIVYTYIFGVACNMQWRGGWIILDRFLIGSFWRIVGTLLVILAVLIVLRSIRNLIAIPPVLLVDKLSYVFRFPTRYQSNTRDWSLYLLDCAFSVGVVGTLVVFVWRGVWILFDLYLFPEDREYSAIGSLAIGYVIVTVTFSLQPLMRYVCARLQGLARLVAADCFLLLSFLGTVNVWRGIWNVLDLWLLPENPELSCWITHVGCFVFLVLLNCSNSILVRGVYIDAEEDDGKCVAFPCHYLRLFFKVEREKKEARRRNLLVASKDFRPRADGNAKDAENGALLPNSTATTILPTNPESLV is encoded by the exons ATGTCGGATTCGAACAGACAGACCAAAAGTTTGAACGATATTCCAGCGGTTTTTAAAAAAAGGGAGATTGATAATGGCAAGTTGGAACTTTCGAATGTTTCTTTGGGAAACGTGGCGGGTACCCGTCATTCGGAGGATGGAAATTTCATTTCCAATGAAAGCAAATtacttcaaattctaaaatgtagCGGAGAAGAGGCAGAATTGAAAGTGTCCGCTATTTGTATCGACGGAAGATTCGATAACAATTCGAAG ACCGATCATTTCGATCCATCGAAATTCGTGAACACGCTCGATGATGAGAATACGACGGAGAAATGTCATTCAGAGAGGAAattaaagaagaagaagaaagttcTAGCTTTCATCGATTCTCTTCTTGCGTTGGTTCTGATCGCTCCACTCACAATTGGATTTTGGAGAGGGGTGTGGACGTTGATGGATATTCACGCGAACAT GTTTCCTGGAACGTTAACATTCTTATTGGGTATTTTAATTCACACAATTTTCgcgatttttaaaaatgtattacacGCACGTGCAACTCGCGCATGGAACAAGAAGACAGTGTTGAACAAATTAGTCTGCAGAATAACTCAGATTGTGTACACGTACATCTTTGGTGTTGCTTGTAATATGCAATGGAGAGGTGGATGGATAATTTTGGATCGCTTTCTCATCGGTAGTTTTTG GAGAATAGTGGGCACATTACTGGTGATTCTTGCGGTGCTGATAGTTTTGCGATCCATTCGAAATCTGATCGCGATTCCACCGGTGTTACTTGTGGACAAACTCAGCTACGTCTTCCGGTTCCCCACAAGATATCAGTCG AACACGAGGGACTGGTCGTTGTACTTATTGGATTGTGCCTTCAGCGTTGGTGTCGTTGGTACTTTGGTCGTGTTCGTTTGGAGAGGTGTTTGGATACTTTTCGATCTCTACTTGTTCCCAGAAGATCGAGAGTACTCCGCGATCGGATCTCTT GCCATCGGATACGTGATAGTTACAGTGACGTTTTCCCTTCAGCCTTTGATGAGATACGTGTGTGCTCGTCTTCAAGGTCTGGCCCGGTTGGTCGCAGCAGATTGTTTCCTCTTGCTGAGTTTTCTGGGCACGGTGAACGTGTGGCGGGGTATCTGGAACGTGCTGGACCTTTGGCTGTTACCCGAGAATCCAGAATTGTCCTGCTGGATCACACACGTCGGATGCTTCGTTTTCCTCGTACTTCTCAATTGTAGCAACTCCATACTCGTGAGGGGCGTTTACATCGATGCCGAAGAGGACGACGGCAAATGCGTCGCGTTTCCTTGCCATTATCTTCGATTGTTCTTCAAG GTCGAACGCGAAAAGAAAGAAGCGAGACGACGAAATCTGCTGGTAGCCTCAAAGGACTTCCGGCCACGAGCAGACGGAAATGCCAAAGACGCTGAGAACGGAGCTCTTCTACCAAACAGCACCGCCACGACCATCTTACCAACGAATCCTGAATCTCTCGTCTAA
- the LOC100883367 gene encoding acylphosphatase-2: MAADDPLRNEPLVSVEFEVFGKVQGVYFPKYVKDICQELGICGWVKNTKTGTILGKMQGPRALVDQMAQWLTTVGSPGSEIERCDFTNWEGISRLQYKGFVIRF, from the exons ATGGCAGCGGACGACCCCCTCCGCAACGAACCTCTAGTTTCCGTTGAATTCGAGGTCTTTGGCAAGGTGCAGG GTGTGTACTTTCCAAAATACGTGAAAGATATATGccaagagttgggaatttgcggTTGGGTGAAGAACACGAAAACCGGCACGATACTAGGAAAAATGCAGGGACCACGTGCGCTCGTCGATCAGAT GGCGCAATGGTTAACGACAGTGGGTAGTCCAGGCAGTGAAATTGAACGTTGCGATTTCACGAATTGGGAAGGCATTTCTAGGCTACAATATAAAGGATTTGTCATACGTTTTTAG
- the LOC100874743 gene encoding uncharacterized protein LOC100874743 isoform X2: MMSGATRLDQDWMRMVELRGGTGMTSGLTGQSSSRLHYTILTILDTVFSATVAAPAVVGYWRGTWGLSDVYVYPEDPVLSSLTSIVIGFIGLYAFNVVQHVLNDLLHPDKHRLSYYVGSRLYTAVFGFCCVNAWRGAWQALDLYTELTAGTVFATTAVSLLALAIMRAVRNISAPPFTVCLDSCPGYFEVQTMFRVNNTRDWSLYLLDCAFSVGVVGTLVVFVWRGVWILFDLYLFPEDREYSAIGSLAIGYVIVTVTFSLQPLMRYVCARLQGLARLVAADCFLLLSFLGTVNVWRGIWNVLDLWLLPENPELSCWITHVGCFVFLVLLNCSNSILVRGVYIDAEEDDGKCVAFPCHYLRLFFKVEREKKEARRRNLLVASKDFRPRADGNAKDAENGALLPNSTATTILPTNPESLV, encoded by the exons ATGATGAGCGGTGCGACTAGGCTCGATCAGGATTGGATGAGAATGGTCGAGTTACGAGGTGGCACCGGAATGACCAGCGGCCTGACTGGTCAATCATCGAGTCGTCTCCATTACACGATACTCACGATTTTGGACACGGTATTCTCGGCTACGGTGGCTGCTCCAGCAGTGGTCGGTTACTGGAGAGGAACATGGGGCTTGAGCGACGTCTACGTCTATCCCGAGGATCCGGTGCTGAGTAGCCTGACCTCGATTGTGATCGGTTTCATTGGCTTGTACGCGTTTAACGTGGTCCAACATGTTCTCAACGATTTACTGCACCCGGACAAGCACAGATTGTCGTACTACGTCGGCTCCAGGTTGTACACAGCCGTTTTCGGATTCTGCTGCGTAAATGCATGGCGCGGCGCATGGCAAGCTTTGGACCTCTACACGGAACTCACAGCCGGCACCGTTTTCGCAACCACCGCCGTTAGTCTGCTGGCATTGGCCATCATGCGAGCCGTCAGGAACATTTCCGCACCACCCTTTACCGTTTGTCTGGACTCATGTCCAGGGTACTTCGAAGTGCAGACCATGTTCCGGGTGAAC AACACGAGGGACTGGTCGTTGTACTTATTGGATTGTGCCTTCAGCGTTGGTGTCGTTGGTACTTTGGTCGTGTTCGTTTGGAGAGGTGTTTGGATACTTTTCGATCTCTACTTGTTCCCAGAAGATCGAGAGTACTCCGCGATCGGATCTCTT GCCATCGGATACGTGATAGTTACAGTGACGTTTTCCCTTCAGCCTTTGATGAGATACGTGTGTGCTCGTCTTCAAGGTCTGGCCCGGTTGGTCGCAGCAGATTGTTTCCTCTTGCTGAGTTTTCTGGGCACGGTGAACGTGTGGCGGGGTATCTGGAACGTGCTGGACCTTTGGCTGTTACCCGAGAATCCAGAATTGTCCTGCTGGATCACACACGTCGGATGCTTCGTTTTCCTCGTACTTCTCAATTGTAGCAACTCCATACTCGTGAGGGGCGTTTACATCGATGCCGAAGAGGACGACGGCAAATGCGTCGCGTTTCCTTGCCATTATCTTCGATTGTTCTTCAAG GTCGAACGCGAAAAGAAAGAAGCGAGACGACGAAATCTGCTGGTAGCCTCAAAGGACTTCCGGCCACGAGCAGACGGAAATGCCAAAGACGCTGAGAACGGAGCTCTTCTACCAAACAGCACCGCCACGACCATCTTACCAACGAATCCTGAATCTCTCGTCTAA